One genomic segment of Aquamicrobium lusatiense includes these proteins:
- the prpB gene encoding methylisocitrate lyase: protein MPYLVSSDLPQHSAGERFRALVASGGITRLPGAHNGMAALQAKAAGFEGLYLSGAAMTASMGIPDLGIITVDEVAFFIRQIARASGLPLLVDGDTGYGEALNVMHMVRTFEEAGAGAVHLEDQLLPKKCGHLNDKKLADANDMAAKVAAAAKARRNLYIIARTDAAASEGMDGAVARAKLYMEAGADAIFPEALTTADMFREFAARMPGVPLLANMTEFGRTPFFTADEFEAMGYKMVIWPVSSLRVANKAQEKLYATLKRDGSTKAMVPEMQTRAELYDMIDLAGYEALDASIVATVVPTPV, encoded by the coding sequence ATGCCCTATCTCGTCTCTTCAGACCTTCCGCAACACTCCGCAGGCGAGCGCTTCAGGGCGCTCGTCGCAAGCGGCGGCATCACCCGCCTTCCCGGAGCCCATAACGGCATGGCCGCCCTTCAGGCCAAGGCCGCCGGCTTCGAGGGGCTTTATTTGTCGGGCGCGGCCATGACCGCCTCGATGGGCATCCCCGATCTCGGCATCATCACCGTCGACGAAGTGGCCTTCTTCATCCGCCAGATCGCGCGCGCTTCCGGCCTGCCGCTGCTGGTCGACGGCGACACCGGCTATGGCGAGGCGCTCAACGTCATGCACATGGTGCGCACATTCGAGGAGGCTGGCGCCGGCGCGGTTCACCTCGAAGACCAGCTCCTGCCCAAGAAATGCGGCCATCTCAACGACAAGAAGCTGGCCGACGCCAACGACATGGCGGCCAAGGTCGCCGCTGCGGCAAAGGCGCGGCGCAACCTCTACATCATCGCCCGCACCGATGCGGCGGCCAGCGAAGGCATGGACGGCGCCGTGGCGCGGGCAAAGCTCTACATGGAAGCGGGCGCGGATGCGATCTTCCCCGAGGCGCTGACCACGGCGGACATGTTCCGCGAATTCGCCGCGCGCATGCCGGGTGTGCCGCTGCTCGCCAACATGACCGAATTCGGCCGCACGCCCTTCTTTACCGCCGACGAGTTCGAGGCAATGGGCTACAAAATGGTGATCTGGCCGGTTTCCTCACTGCGCGTCGCCAACAAGGCGCAGGAAAAGCTTTACGCGACGCTGAAGCGCGACGGCTCGACAAAGGCGATGGTGCCCGAAATGCAGACCCGGGCCGAGCTCTACGACATGATCGACCTTGCCGGTTACGAGGCGCTCGACGCGTCCATCGTGGCGACGGTGGTGCCGACGCCGGTCTGA